Part of the Aureitalea marina genome, GGAACAATTTCTGGACCCGGCTCCTGTTCTTTTTCCAATAGGCGTAATCTACATACTGATTGATGTATCGAGTCTCATTGAAGTTGAATTTGTCAAATTTTATCTCAAAGAGTGGGCTGCCATTTCTGGTCGTTATCACCTGGTAAAGTCCATTTTTATTGGATGCACCGTCCTGCTGGTCATAGGCGGACACCCCAAAGCCAATCTCCCCCGCTGCCTTTATTGTTCGGGCGATGTAATGCCCATTGGACTGCCGGCTAAGTTGAATTTTGACAGCCTTGGTCAAATTATTGACATGAGCAGAATCCGACAAGGGATAAGCGATGAGCGAATTGATCAGGGGAGGACGGTTGTCTGGAATTTCCATGCCGTAATCCATCGGATTCATAGGCCTGGAATTGGCATCACGAATCTCGAAGTGGAGGTGAGGCCCTCCGCTGCCTCCTGTGTTTCCGCTGTAGGCGATCAGGTCACCTTTCTTAACAGCCAGCTGTTCTTTTTCCGGAAATAACTCTAACTGGAAGGATTCTTTTCTGTATTGATTGGTCTTCACATAATCCTGTATGGCCCCAGCATAATTTTGAAGGTGGGCATATACCGTTGATTGCCCGTTGGGGTGCTGCAGGTAAAGGGCTTTTCCATAGCCGTAATGACTTACTTTGATCCGGACCACATAACCATCGGCCGCAGCGTAAACCGGCAGACCTTCACGTTGTTGGGTTTTGATGTCCAATCCGGAATGAAAGTGATTGGATCGCAATTCTCCAAAACTACCCGACAAGATCATAGGTATATCCAGAGGAGGTGCAAAGAAGTTGGGATCGCCATTCGATTGTCCCAGTGCGGGCAACGAAAAAAAGATCATAAATAGGCCGGCAAAAAGCTCGCGCATAATGAGGTTATTCGTTTTCAATTAAAACGGGGAGATCCGATGGATATGATCGGAGGGAATCAATATTACAAAATAAATGCGAAAACTTTTGACTATTTCGGTTGGCTTCTCTTAACTTTGTGAGAACGTATTGATGGCAGGTTATTGATGAGTACCATTTCCGAAATTGTTGAGAATCTGGAAATTAAGATTCACCAGCTGGTGAAACGCCAGAAGGAATCTGAACAAGAGTCGTCCCGTTTAAAGGCTCAATTAGAGGAAATGACCAAGGACCGTCAGGAGTTGGAGAACCAGGTGGATACCTGGCGCGAGAAATGCAACTCTTTAAAACTTGCCAACTCGATGCTTGGCAGCGACCAATATAAACGAGAGACTAAACTTAAAATAAACGCATTGATCCGGGAAATTGACCATTGTATAGGTCAGTTATCGGATTGAGAAGAAGATGTCAAATCAGCTGAAGATCAAGCTTTCCGTGGCGGATCGAGTTTATCCGCTTACCATCAACCCGGACCAGGAAGAAGGGTTAAGGAAGGCCGCCAAAAAGATAGAGGCTATGATCAAGCGGTTTGAAGAAAGCTATGCCGTAAGGGATAAGCAGGATGTTTTGGCCATGTGTGCCTTACAGTTTGCAGCCCAGGTAGAGCAAAAGGTCATCGATAGTGATAATGATCAGGTAGATGTGGAAAAGCGCCTACAAGCGCTGAACCAGTATCTAACTGAAGAGTTATCATAACGTTCTTTAGACATACAAAAAAGGTTACTGCCTACGTTAATACACATTTTTGGTAAACTCAACACGAATTCTTTAAAAAGGGTGAGTCGTTGTTGTAAAAGCGCGCCGTTACCGGTTTCAATCGGTTGGACGGATTCTTGATCAGCACGTTAATCCTAAACTTGTTTTTAAGGAGTTTATTCAAAATTACCCTATTAACGTAGGCTTTTTTTTATTTATACATACCAGTTATGGACAATATAATTACCATCGTAATAGTGGGAGTCGTAGCTCTGATCGCAGGCTTCCTCATCGCCAAGATGCTGGAAAAGAACAATGCATCACAGGTTGTTCGTTCTGCTAAGAAAGAATCCAATGCCATCTTAAAAGAGGCTAATACTGAGGCGGAAGCGATCAAAAAGGACAAGATCCTGCAGGCCAAGGAAAGGTTTATCGAACTAAAGGCTGAACATGAAAAGGTGATCACGGCCCGAGACAAGAAAATTGCAGAGGCGGAAAAACGCACCAGGGACAAAGAGTCCAAAGTGTCGAGCGAATTGGCACGGAACAAGAAATTAAATGGCAATCTCGAACAAAAGTTGTCGGAATATGATAACCGTATGGCTATCCTGGACAAGAAGAAGTCCGAGGTAGAGAAACTTCACCGTTCTCAGATCGAGCAATTAGAGGTTATCTCCAGTTTGTCTGCAGAAGACGCAAAAGCTCAATTATTGGAGAGCTTAAAAGAGGAGGCCAAGACAGACGCCATGGCGTTCATCCAGCAATCCGTGGAAGAATCCAAACTCACGGCTCAGCAAGAGGCCAGGAAGATCGTGATCAACACTATCCAGCGGATTGGAACAGAAGAAGCCATAGAGAACTGTGTCTCCGTGTTCAACCTGGAAAGTGATGATGTAAAAGGACGGATCATTGGACGAGAGGGACGAAATATTCGTGCGATCGAAGCGGCCACCGGAGTGGAGATCATCGTTGATGACACACCAGAAGCGATTATCCTGTCTTGTTTCGATTCAGTAAGAAGAGAGATTGCCCGTTTATCCATGCACAAATTGGTGACCGATGGACGAATTCACCCGGCCAGGATAGAAGAGGTCGTCAGAAAGACCCGCAAGCAGATCGAAGAGGAGATCATCGAGGTTGGTAAACGAACGGTCATTGACCTTGGTATCCACGGTCTTCATCCGGAACTCATCAAGGCGGTCGGACGGATGCGCTATCGTTCGTCATATGGCCAGAACCTGTTACACCACTCCCGTGAGGTGGCACGTCTTTGTGGTACCATGGCATCGGAATTAGGCCTGAACGCCAAACTGGCGAAACGGGCGGGTCTGTTGCACGATATTGGTAAGGTGCCGGAAAAAGAAACCGAAACACCCCATGCCATTTTAGGTATGCAGTGGGCCGAGAAATACGGTGAGAAACCGGAAGTCTGTAATGCCATTGGAGCTCACCACGATGAAATCGAAATGAACAGTCTTCTTTCGCCTATTGTCCAGGTGTGCGACGCCATAAGCGGAGCCAGACCAGGAGCCCGAAGACAGGTCTTAGACTCATATATTCAGCGGCTTAAAGATCTTGAAAACATCGCCTTTGGCTTTAATGGGGTGAATAAAGCCTATGCTATTCAGGCCGGGCGCGAATTACGCGTTATGGTAGAAAGTGAAAAGGTGAGCGACGAGAAGGCCGCTCAACTATCCTTCGAGATCTCCCAAAAGATCCAAACAGATATGACCTATCCGGGACAAGTGAAGGTCACGGTTATCCGAGAGACTCGAGCTGTCAACATTGCCAAGTAAAATAAAAGCCTCCTAATTGGAGGCTTTT contains:
- a CDS encoding M23 family metallopeptidase → MRELFAGLFMIFFSLPALGQSNGDPNFFAPPLDIPMILSGSFGELRSNHFHSGLDIKTQQREGLPVYAAADGYVVRIKVSHYGYGKALYLQHPNGQSTVYAHLQNYAGAIQDYVKTNQYRKESFQLELFPEKEQLAVKKGDLIAYSGNTGGSGGPHLHFEIRDANSRPMNPMDYGMEIPDNRPPLINSLIAYPLSDSAHVNNLTKAVKIQLSRQSNGHYIARTIKAAGEIGFGVSAYDQQDGASNKNGLYQVITTRNGSPLFEIKFDKFNFNETRYINQYVDYAYWKKNRSRVQKLFRENDNPLSLLKTQGNDGTIRMEQGYSEMVKIICSDKAGNEVIIDVPIEYSSGLNLNIPDKTIQGELIVSDQGTALTKGKFSLYFPAGSLYENSDLDIRAKGDTIILDKDQIPVHKNITVRMDVSAHPEEDRSRLYLGRLSPSGKPYYQSSTLENDKITIKTRTLGTYVLASDEVPPVIQPLNFRDGQWVSKNKTLSLKITDGKSGIGSYRATINGEFALMEYDYKKNRIVYNFDDMVSSETEQKLQIEVVDNVGNSATFEATIYRKQQ
- a CDS encoding cell division protein ZapA; translated protein: MSNQLKIKLSVADRVYPLTINPDQEEGLRKAAKKIEAMIKRFEESYAVRDKQDVLAMCALQFAAQVEQKVIDSDNDQVDVEKRLQALNQYLTEELS
- the rny gene encoding ribonuclease Y — protein: MDNIITIVIVGVVALIAGFLIAKMLEKNNASQVVRSAKKESNAILKEANTEAEAIKKDKILQAKERFIELKAEHEKVITARDKKIAEAEKRTRDKESKVSSELARNKKLNGNLEQKLSEYDNRMAILDKKKSEVEKLHRSQIEQLEVISSLSAEDAKAQLLESLKEEAKTDAMAFIQQSVEESKLTAQQEARKIVINTIQRIGTEEAIENCVSVFNLESDDVKGRIIGREGRNIRAIEAATGVEIIVDDTPEAIILSCFDSVRREIARLSMHKLVTDGRIHPARIEEVVRKTRKQIEEEIIEVGKRTVIDLGIHGLHPELIKAVGRMRYRSSYGQNLLHHSREVARLCGTMASELGLNAKLAKRAGLLHDIGKVPEKETETPHAILGMQWAEKYGEKPEVCNAIGAHHDEIEMNSLLSPIVQVCDAISGARPGARRQVLDSYIQRLKDLENIAFGFNGVNKAYAIQAGRELRVMVESEKVSDEKAAQLSFEISQKIQTDMTYPGQVKVTVIRETRAVNIAK